A region from the Musa acuminata AAA Group cultivar baxijiao chromosome BXJ1-10, Cavendish_Baxijiao_AAA, whole genome shotgun sequence genome encodes:
- the LOC135595322 gene encoding uncharacterized protein LOC135595322: MATAVRLSLAPVAAIAHLSSHSAGRIRASSVMATITLTPAVIVGGGRVGRMLQSLGDGRDVLVGRGQPVPAEFEGPILVCTRNDDLEAVLASTPPSRWNDLVFFQNGMLEPWLESKGLGDADQVLAYFAVSKLGEDPIDGKTDTNPEGLTAAYGKWASAVAARLHGGGLSCKVLEKEAFQKQMLEKLIWISAFMLVGARHPGATVGVVEKEYRSEVANLIAELASAAATEKQLMFEEGMEDRLCAYSRAVAHFPTAVKEFKWRNGYFYSLSEKALAGGRSDPCPLHTAWLKELRII, from the exons ATGGCTACCGCCGTTAGGCTTTCTCTCGCTCCAGTCGCCGCCATCGCCCACCTCTCCTCCCACTCCGCTGGTAGGATTAGGGCTTCCTCGGTGATGGCAACCATCACCTTGACGCCGGCGGTGATCGTGGGTGGCGGGAGAGTCGGTCGGATGCTGCAGTCACTGGGCGACGGCCGTGACGTCCTCGTCGGCAGGGGTCAGCCGGTGCCCGCCGAGTTCGAAGGCCCCATCCTCGTCTGCACCCGCAACGACGACCTTGAGGCCGTCCTTGCCTCCACCCCTCCCTCGCGGTGGAACG ATCTGGTGTTCTTCCAGAATGGGATGCTCGAACCGTGGCTTGAGAGCAAAGGGTTGGGTGATGCGGATCAAGTCTTGGCTTATTTTGCTGTGTCGAAACTGGGGGAGGATCCGATCGATGGCAAGACCGACACGAATCCTGAAGGACTGACAGCAGCGTATGGGAAATGGGCATCAGCAGTAGCCGCACGCCTCCATGGTGGAGGCCTTTCTTGCAAG GTCCTTGAAAAGGAAGCTTTTCAGAAGCAAATGTTGGAGAAGCTCATATGGATCTCAGCTTTCATGCTGGTCGGAGCCCGCCATCCGGGGGCTACCGTTGGTGTTGTGGAAAAGGAATATCGATCTGAA GTAGCGAACCTCATTGCAGAGTTAGCATCTGCAGCTGCTACAGAGAAACAACTAATGTTCGAAGAAGGCATGGAGGATAGGCTATGTGCTTATTCCAGGGCTGTTGCGCACTTCCCGACTGCTGTTAAGGAG TTCAAGTGGAGGAATGGCTACTTTTACTCTCTCTCAGAAAAGGCACTCGCAGGAGGAAGGTCAGACCCatgccctctgcatacagcttggCTCAAGGAACTCAGGATCATTTGA